The following coding sequences are from one Ornithodoros turicata isolate Travis chromosome 1, ASM3712646v1, whole genome shotgun sequence window:
- the LOC135384752 gene encoding uncharacterized protein LOC135384752 has translation MRTFQRYSAYRRHVTHQHKSLLEEDAEETSHEPQASLHGEPETSSPGPSDQVDHEQDPETDCGVLTRDSVKEFALLILKWKEGRRIPDSTVNEIVNDIMLYIQGLLEQGCASDIQERLTSVVEQSMEQLSTKNGRESYWKLFLPFVEPRTIVLGQTENGATNVCHYVPICEVLKHLLQSPGMAEQLRPSTSHNGYLTSVFDGTAFHDHAYFRGDKSKLCIQLYSDEFEVCDPLGSKRGLHKLMAVYFSILNLPQKSRSSLSSIHLALLVKDKHVSTYGLNSILRPLLEDVVRLETEGIEVEGHPIKGTVFVVTGDNLSQHRLGGFKCSFSHGRICRFCLALRHEINIKHIEQEFVLRTPSGHQHHLTMHNAGAPTVSLYGVREPCELTFSGFDPTQHLPPDVMHDIHEGVLLVAIKHILSNLISLKFFSIDDLNKEIIHFGYSTYDNKNKSQPVSREFIHGTGSMKGNASQIFCFFRHLSLYVGDRVPSDCPAWKVYTLLRQVVDLIMCRRIPVSCVPYLQRLIYFFLMDFHSLFPSVATPPKMHYLIHYPSYIYRYGPLINLWAMRFEAKHQYFKDIARKIRNFRNITFSLATRHQYLQMYLFSQSHCEAKLTTTGSRPCILEHVPDVLKNFLCAENISSDNIIVVKSITVDGAVYSSGSVLVRHISDDELPVFLQLCDIYTVNRLVLGVAQVLETLEFDRHFHVYVVQSTSQHTVVRDLQNIESEQLFLHRQGNRHVINARHALH, from the coding sequence ATGAGAACCTTCCAACGGTACTCAGCATACCGACGACATGTTACACACCAGCATAAAAGTCTGCTTGAGGAGGACGCAGAGGAAACTTCCCATGAACCACAAGCAAGTCTTCATGGTGAGCCAGAGACCAGCAGCCCTGGACCCAGTGACCAGGTTGATCATGAACAAGACCCTGAGACAGACTGCGGAGTTCTAACACGAGACAGTGTGAAGGAGTTTGCTCTGCTAATTCTCAAATGGAAAGAAGGGAGGCGTATACCAGATTCCACTGTCAATGAAATTGTGAATGATATCATGCTGTACATTCAAGGACTGCTTGAACAAGGCTGTGCGAGTGACATTCAAGAAAGATTGACATCAGTTGTGGAGCAGAGTATGGAGCAGTTGAGCACCAAAAATGGCCGGGAGTCCTATTGGAAGTTGTTCTTGCCGTTTGTGGAGCCACGCACGATTGTCCTCGGGCAAACTGAAAACGGTGCGACCAATGTGTGCCATTACGTCCCAATATGTGAGGTATTGAAACATCTGCTGCAGTCCCCAGGTATGGCTGAACAACTACGCCCATCAACATCACACAATGGTTATCTCACATCGGTGTTTGATGGAACAGCATTCCATGATCACGCATACTTCCGTGGGGACAAATCGAAACTGTGCATACAGCTATATAGCGACGAGTTCGAAGTATGTGACCCTCTAGGAAGTAAAAGAGGACTGCACAAACTGATGGCAGTGTATTTCTCCATTCTAAACTTGCCACAGAAATCTAGATCATCACTTTCGAGCATCCACCTTGCTCTGCTTGTGAAGGACAAACATGTCAGTACGTACGGGCTGAACAGCATTCTTCGCCCACTTTTGGAAGATGTTGTCCGTCTTGAGACTGAAGGCATTGAGGTTGAAGGTCATCCGATAAAAGGAACAGTATTTGTAGTTACCGGGGACAATTTATCACAACATAGACTTGGTGGATTTAAGTGCAGTTTCTCGCATGGAAGGATCTGCAGATTCTGTCTGGCTCTTCGCCATGAAATCAACATCAAGCATATTGAACAGGAGTTTGTACTCCGTACACCTAGTGGTCATCAACATCATTTAACAATGCACAATGCTGGTGCACCCACAGTGTCACTTTACGGTGTAAGAGAGCCATGCGAACTGACGTTCTCCGGATTTGATCCTACGCAACACTTGCCACCTGACGTCATGCACGACATTCACGAAGGGGTCTTGCTAGTTGCTATAAAACACATACTTTCAAACCTCATTTCTTTAAAATTTTTCTCCATTGATGACCTCAACAAGGAAATAATTCATTTTGGGTACTCCACATATGACAACAAAAACAAGTCACAGCCTGTGTCAAGAGAATTCATCCATGGCACCGGAAGCATGAAGGGAAATGCTAGTcaaattttttgttttttccggcATTTGTCTCTCTATGTGGGAGATCGTGTACCCTCTGATTGTCCTGCATGGAAAGTATATACACTACTGAGGCAGGTAGTTGACCTGATAATGTGCAGAAGGATCCCTGTGTCCTGTGTACCGTACTTGCAGCGTCTCATTTATTTCTTCTTGATGGACTTTCACAGCCTTTTCCCATCTGTTGCAACACCACCCAAGATGCACTACCTAATTCACTATCCTTCATATATCTATAGGTATGGACCTCTAATCAACCTATGGGCAATGCGCTTTGAAGCGAAGCACCAATACTTCAAAGACATTGCGCGCAAAATTCGCAACTTCAGAAACATAACTTTTAGTCTGGCTACAAGGCATCAATACCTGCAGATGTACCTCTTCTCACAATCCCACTGCGAAGCCAAGTTGACCACAACTGGAAGCAGACCTTGCATCCTTGAGCACGTACCTGACGTTTTAAAGAATTTTCTATGTgctgagaacatcagttctgaTAATATAATTGTGGTGAAGTCCATAACAGTTGATGGCGCTGTGTACTCATCAGGCTCTGTTCTTGTGCGCCACATTAGTGATGATGAGCTCCCTGTGTTCCTCCAGCTCTGTGACATTTACACGGTGAACCGCCTGGTACTTGGTGTTGCACAAGTTCTCGAAACACTTGAATTTGACAGACATTTTCACGTCTATGTTGTGCAGTCTACTTCTCAGCACACAGTTGTGAGGGACCTTCAGAACATTGAGAGTGAGCAACTTTTCCTACACAGACAAGGCAACAGGCATGTGATAAATGCTCGTCATGCACTGCATTAG